In the Diceros bicornis minor isolate mBicDic1 chromosome X, mDicBic1.mat.cur, whole genome shotgun sequence genome, TCGAAGATTgctaaatagcaaaaaaaaaaaaagggatgtgGACAGTAGCCTGTTGTAGTGGTGGGGCGAGGGCGGGAATGAGGAGAAAGGTGGTCCCGCCCACGCTCCCACCTCCCACTCTTCTGCCGCACTGCAGGTATGAACCGGAATTGGGGATCTGAGCTCGCAGTGACATGGCCCTTACGAGATCTAGAGCCAACCTATGGATTAGTCTCTCCTTCTAGTTGTGATCCAGTGGTTGTTTGTGGCTGTGCGCCGGCTCGCTATTGCCTTGAAGGCGGGCGAGCCTGTAGCCCAGGGAAGGAAGAAGTCGTAGAAGATGACCCAGATCCATGGCAGGTTAGCGGGCTCTGACTGGGGTGCGGGTGGCAGAGGGCAAAGACCAGAGTGGGTTCAGGATTGGATTCTCTCTAGCACTTCCCCGATGCCCACCCGTTTGGTGCAAGAAATGAAGGGCTTGATGGGAGGAGACCGAGAGGGGCCAAGGGTTGAGAATGAGTACCAGTTGGGATCCCCTAGGAGGTGGACGATCAGGCGACATCTGGAAGGGAAGGACCAGAGAAGAGGACGCCGAGGAAACAGCCTGATTCCTGCAGGGCGGCAGGAGGGGGGCGAAACCGGTAACCCTGGGTTGGAGATAATGGACACCGCACGCCTCCATTCCCGGTATCTTTTCTCCACCCTCGTGCATTTTGGAGCCGGAAATGGTGGGCTGTGGGAACCCGGGTGAGGGGCGGTTGCTGCAGAGGATGGGGCAGGGATTAGGTCTGGGAAGCAGGTCCCTTCTGCGGAGGGGGCAGTCGACCGGGCGGACTTCTGACTGAGGGATGAGGGATATAGGTGGGCAGGGAGAAACTGTTTCTGGTCCCTGCAGGCCGGTATAAGGGTGGGTGCTGCTTGCAGACCCTGGGGTAAGCATGACAAAGCGCTGAGACCGCAGCAGGACCAAGTTTGCAATGCCCACACTACCTCTTCGCCCTTCGTCCATCTTGATGCATAAAATGGTGGGCAACGGAAGGAGGGTGGGCTCGAGAAAGGCCACTGGGTCCCAAAAGGTCCTGGTGGAAACCCAGATTGAAATTCTTCATAAATAAACCACATCGCCACCCAGCAAGCTCTTCTGACTTCCCCGCCCCGCAAACTGTCCATTTGCGTTCAAGAAATGGTAATTAGGCAACAGAAGGGACGGGTCAGTGAGGATAAGGGGCCTAAAGAAGAGGTGAAACTGATTTGGAAAAAATCGTCTTTGATTACAATGCCTCTTTCTGGAAGGCGGGGTAGCGCATCACAGGGCTGGAAAAGAAGCCCTGAGACAGgctagaggagaaagagaaggtggCAACATTTGACTAGCAGAATCCTAAATCAGCAACGGAGTTGGTGCCCTGGGTACTGGTCCTTTAATCGAGTGATCAGTCTTGGGTATTGTCGCATTTCTGTCTGCAGGTCTTTAGGTCCGTTGGTGCAGCAGATTTCAAGGCTAAGAGAGGAAGATTGCTTCTGATCCCTGCAGGTAGGGGGCTACCGGGGGCTCTCTGGTGTAGGGACATCAGGGATCAGGACAGAATCTGGGGGAGTCACAGCCTTCCCTGCCTGAGTTAAGTACAGCACAAAGCTGGCGAAGTCCTTAGAAACTGTGCGCCTATGGctggtggaggaagaagggagtaGAGGGGCAAGCTCTGGGGCGCCCCTGGAGGGCTTATCAGGATCCCTGGAAGCTGAGGCCTGGGTCTCTCAACCACCGCCCGCCCACTACCCATCCTATGTTTTGATGAGAGGAGTGGCCTAGGGAAAGTACTTTCAGGGAAAATGGTGGGCtttggggcagggctgggtctgGGGCGCCCCCTGGAGGGCGCACGAAGTCTCTCAGATGGGAAAACCTTTGCCAACAGAACTCTGAATCCTGTTGTTACAGAACATTCAATCCCTCTTCTTGCTTTTTATCTCTAGGaagaagaagcaggaaaaaatcTCAACATGGAAAATGTCCCCCAGGAAAGCAAAGGAGGGGGGCAGGCCCCAGTGCAGAATGAAGAAGAAGCCCGCCCTTTGGGAGGTGGTCAAGGCCAGGAGCCTGGAGGAAATATTAGAGGGAGTTGGGCTCCACCTGCCCAGGATTTTAGAGAGGATATTCCCAACAGGCTTGTCAATAACATTGACATGATAGATGGAGATGCAGATGATATGGAAAGGTTCATGGAGGAGATGAGAGAGCTAAGGAGGAAAATTACGGAGCTTCAACTGAGGTACAGTCTGCGCATTCTTATAGGAGATCCCCCTCACCATGACCATCATGATGAGTTTTGCCTTATGCCTTGAATGCTGAGGTTAATAGTTATAAACCCTCTGCTTCCCAAACTTGCATTTTCTTGGTGTACTCTTTATCGTGAACCTTTGGTGTTGTGTCACTTTTCTGATTGGAGATTTCATTTTGACTTAGTCTGTAGGTTTTTCTGTCAGCAGGGGAGTTTCATGAACTTGCATGGAAAGATGTTTATTATATATTGTAAAGTTAATAAAGCAGTTTAAAAATTAGTCTATAGATATACTATCTCATTTAAAAGTGTGCATATTATATATATCTGAATGTAGtgtgcatattatatatatacatcagaatgtgtttttttgttttctttattttttcttgattatctgttttttctcatttttccaaaATGAGTACACACATATTATATGTGTCAAAAGAAAAGTAAGAAGCAAACAACTTGCCAGTCGGTTTATAAAGGGAatggagaaaattaataaatacttgAGACACAATTTATACTTGAGACACAATTTAAagacatataaattatattaccTCTGGATCTCTTATTTAGAAGCACAAACCTGGTAATTATTACAGATACATTTCTTTAAAGTCAGCCGATTCATCTTAAAAAAtgaagataggggccggccctgtagcttagcagttaagtgtgcgcactccactactggcggcccagggttcggattcccggcgcgtaccgacccaccgcttctctggccatgctgaggccgcgtcccacatacagcaactagaaggatgtgcaactatgacgtacaactatctactggggctttggggaaaaaaaaataaaaaaggaggaggattggcaatagatgttaggtcagagccggtcttcctcagcaaaaagaggaggattagcatggattttagctcagggctgatcttcctcacaaaaaaaaaaatgaagataatacatCAGACATCTCTGGACTTAGATAAATTAAAGTGGAGAGGCCCCAACTTTAGTTCAAGTCTGGAcacaggatatatatatatatatcctgtgAAAGCATTTTTTAAGTGTCTTAATTAACCTATATATATCAGGCTTTATTTTCCCACTAGCTTGTGCCCTTTGTAAAGAGACAACTGTCTTATTTTTATGCTGTTATCTTCAGTGTATAGGTTTTCAACTTTGGCTGCAGGTTTGAATTACTTGGAATTTTAAAGTGGCGCTCAGGACCCACTCCCACCCAATTGAATCAAACTTACTAGAAGTGAGACCAGGGGATCATTACATTGTAAAAGCTCCCATAGGGAGTCTGATGTACCCATAGAATTGAGAACAACTGGGTATAATTTATGACTAAAATATCTTTGGTTCATTTTCTCTGCACTACCTCTGATTGTCACTGTGTGACCCTAAGGAAGTCATTTcatttatctagaatatatatcTTCTGAAAGACATATCAAAGAGGAGGAATTATACCCAAGATCAACACGAGATCTTTTTAAGGTAGTATATGTTAATGTTCCTCCAAGCTTGCTAGCCTATCAAATGCTTCAGAATCACATGTAGAGCTTGTTTAAAATACAGAATCCTGGTCCCACACCCAAGAACTACTCTTTGCTAACAGTACCGAGGTAACTGCATtgttaacaagctcccaggtgattctgatgcacactaaagtttgagaattacCTGTCCATACATTTTTATCTCAAAAATATTAAGGATAAACCAATAAGATAACTAAAATGAAGTACAGATATACGTTACTCTGAATTCAAGAAAAAGAGCATAGACAAGGCCTGAGCATTAgaaacataagaaaagatgaaaccaTAAAGGGAAAGATCGATATTTACtatgtaaaaaatattaaatcttctaTAAAGTAATGCAAGACAGTAAATAAAAGTTCAAAGGGAGGATATGTAGGTCTTAAGATGTATTTCCTCAACTGAAGACCATAGAATGCCTTTCACTCTCATTCCAATGTGGgtaatataaacaataaaatgaataaaaaacacaTTCTTCTTGCCCATTTAAAACCTTGATTATGATAGTCTGTTCTAGCCATTCTGGATTTATCCAATAACTAGAGAGTATTTATCTGCTTGTCTCAGGGAAAAGGTGGTAAGGTGAAAATAGGGATAAATACTCATTTGCCACAGAGCCTGTCACTCACTATTAGTATTGGTTTCCTGTGGCTGTGGTAAAATAAATTaccacaacaaaaatttattctctcacagttctggagaccagaaatcAGAAATCAATATGTGGACAGGGCTGTGCTCCCACTGGAAGCGCCACAGGAGAATTCGTTCATTGcaatgcaacccctatcaaagctacaataatcaaaacagtgtggtactggcataaagacatataggtcaatggaatagagtagacaacccagaaataaacccacacgtatacagtcaaatgattttcaaaaggTGCCAAAACCATTCaacagggaaaggacagtcttttcaacaaa is a window encoding:
- the BEX5 gene encoding protein BEX5, with amino-acid sequence MENVPQESKGGGQAPVQNEEEARPLGGGQGQEPGGNIRGSWAPPAQDFREDIPNRLVNNIDMIDGDADDMERFMEEMRELRRKITELQLRYSLRILIGDPPHHDHHDEFCLMP